From a single Nothobranchius furzeri strain GRZ-AD chromosome 7, NfurGRZ-RIMD1, whole genome shotgun sequence genomic region:
- the si:ch73-174h16.4 gene encoding leucine-rich repeat-containing protein 14 codes for MALSLVSLCAREVVSDHSSSPNWLSWVPRELYRALLEAAFACSRPLAVGELVQRWPERTLRVAGRRKPGQASPNRLCIQALLLAVVRGLVDQRSTLQVLDICGLQGDEGGMGDPMGGWSLTVALCSMVLQARAGAQRAQRKEGDRERKRSSALERERDLKRERGPRRGVKGFGGEDLCSSRETPGSPVSEEELIQGVRRRMEMDRKRGGAATGLGGTKSEVDEKEADCEVVVRVRADFFVNARSWERVRVALSTPGPVKLQCRDLRVEEISVASIRTLLNLLPRRGLLGIDVRYSSLGVAGLAELLPLLSTFPELNSLRLHYCNLDIRRDHLGQEDVLRDLSQGLAQLRELRRLSLTALRLPGQLRVLLSSLSQPLEILELPYLSLSPTDLAYLSCSHHASTLQQLDLSENRLDESTLPSVRRLLSQASSSLQHLSLSGCGLTDSLLGLLLPSLGGCSALKSLALALNPLSMAGLTDLVRMAARMPALRQLLYPNPLEDYQPGLPAFPSSAQLLEWPLDEATDINMTSSQLNRLLVDTGRSDLFLTCDLINYDKNLVD; via the exons ATGGCGCTTTCCTTGGTGAGTCTTTGTGCCAGAGAGGTGGTGAGTGACCACAGCTCGTCTCCTAACTGGTTAAGCTGGGTGCCAAGAGAGCTGTATCGGGCGCTGCTGGAGGCCGCCTTCGCCTGCTCTAGACCGCTGGCTGTGGGCGAGCTGGTGCAGCGGTGGCCCGAACGGACGCTCCGCGTCGCAGGACGGCGGAAACCCGGTCAAGCGTCCCCAAATCGACTCTGCATTCAGGCTCTGCTGCTTGCAGTTGTAAGAGGACTCGTGGATCAAAG ATCTACTCTGCAAGTTCTGGACATCTGTGGGCTTCAGGGAGATGAGGGAGGAATGGGGGACCCAATGGGAGGCTGGTCTCTGACTGTTGCCCTCTGCAGCATGGTTCTTCAAGCTAGAGCTGGAGCACAGCGGGCTCAGCGGAAGGAAGGAGACCGGGAGAGGAAACGGTCCTCAGCACTTGAAAGGGAAAGAGATCTGAAAAGAGAAAGGGGACCGAGGAGAGGAGTAAAAGGATTCGGTGGTGAGGATTTGTGCAGTAGCAGGGAGACACCTGGATCTCCTGTAAGTGAAGAGGAGCTCATTCAAGGAGTCAGAAGGAGGATGGAGATGGATAGAAAAAGGGGAGGTGCAGCGACAGGTTTAGGAGGAACCAAAAGTGAAGTGGATGAGAAAGAGGCAGATTGTGAGGTGGTGGTGCGTGTTAGAGCTGATTTTTTTGTAAATGCCCGGTCGTGGGAGCGCGTTCGTGTGGCTCTGAGCACACCAGGACCTGTGAAGCTTCAGTGCAGAGACCTGCGTGTGGAGGAGATTTCGGTGGCGAGTATCAGGACTCTGCTGAACCTGTTGCCTCGCAGAGGGCTCCTGGGCATTGACGTTCGATACAGCAGCCTGGGAGTGGCTGGCTTGGCTGAGCTGCTGCCTCTTCTCTCTACATTTCCTGAACTGAACTCTCTCCGGCTGCATTACTGCAACCTGGACATTCGCAGAGACCACCTGGGCCAGGAGGACGTACTGAGGGACCTTTCACAGGGACTGGCTCAGCTGAGGGAACTACGGCGGCTCAGCCTCACTGCTTTGCGGCTCCCTGGTCAGCTGCGTGTGTTGCTCAG CTCACTGTCTCAGCCTTTGGAGATCTTGGAGCTGCCATACTTGAGCCTGAGTCCCACTGACCTGGCCTATCTGTCATGCAGCCATCACGCCTCAACGCTACAGCAGCTGGATCTGAGTGAGAACCGTCTGGACGAGAGCACCCTGCCTTCAGTTCGACGCCTCCTCTCCCAGGCTTCCAGCAGCCTGCAGCACCTCTCCCTAAGTGGCtgcggtctgactgacagccttttGGGGCTCTTGCTTCCCTCGCTGGGGGGATGCTCGGCCCTCAAGAGCCTGGCTTTAGCCCTGAACCCACTTTCGATGGCGGGCCTCACGGACCTGGTGCGGATGGCAGCAAGAATGCCTGCCCTGCGGCAGCTACTCTACCCCAACCCTCTGGAGGACTACCAGCCGGGCCTCCCTGCTTTTCCCTCCAGTGCTCAGCTGTTGGAGTGGCCTCTGGATGAAGCTACAGACATCAACATGACCAGTAGCCAACTGAACAGGTTGCTTGTAGACACCGGACGCTCTGACCTCTTCCTGACCTGTGACCTGATCAATTATGATAAAAACTTGGTGGACTAG